A region of the Roseiflexus sp. RS-1 genome:
GACCGCTGGTTGAGGCAGCACGCGCACTGCCTGAATATCAGTTTGTTTGCGCAACGCGCAAACTTGACGGATACCCGAATCTTCCATCAAATGTGCGTGCCGGGCAGGTGCCGACGAACGTATTTTCAGAGTTGCTGCGTGGTGCGAGTGTTGTGGTTGTGCCGCTGCGCATGGGAACAAAGCGCGCAAGCGGGCAGCAAACCTATCTGAACGCAATGGCGCTTGGGAAACTGGTAATTGTCAATGATGCTTTTGGTGTTCGTGACTATGTTCGTCACCGCGAGAACGGATTGATCGTCACCGGTTCACCCGACAGTTACGTCGAGGCGTTGCGCTGGGCGTTCGATCCGGCGAATGCATCAGAGGTCGAACGAATGATTGCACAGGCGCGCGAGGACGCCCTCCAGCGTTTCAACCCGACGCAGCACGCGCGTATGCTGGTGGCGATGATGCAGGACGCGCTTGCTGGCGAAACACCATGCTCTTCGTCGCCATACCGTGTGAATGAGGTCAACAGTGACACATCCTGATCCTGCTTCCTTCTGGCAACGACCGGCAGACGAGACGCTGTCGTGTCCAATCTGTGGATCCCGCAGCCTCACAATGTTCATGGACGTGCCGCAGATGCCGATCTACTGCAACGTGCTGTGGGAGTCGCGCGAGGCAGCATTGCAGGCGCCGCGCGGCGACCTGATGCTGGGGTACTGCCCGCAATGCAGTCATATCTCCAACTATGCGTTCGATCCATCCAATATGGACTATTCGCAGCAGTACGAAAATTCACTCCACTTTTCAGGGCGCTTTCAGCAATATGCAACCGATCTGGCGGAGCGCTTGATCGAACGTTATGATCTGCGCGGAAAGGATATTCTTGAGATCGGATGCGGCAAGGGCGATTTTCTGCGCCAGATCTGTCGTGCGGGCGGCAATCGCGGGATCGGTTTCGATAAGAGTTATGTCCCTGACCCGGAGCGTGACGCTGCGGAACCAGATGTGCGTTTCGTCGTTGATTTTTTCAGCCAGGCGTATGCCCACGAACCGGCAGATCTGATCGTGTGCCGCCACGTTCTTGAACATATCGACCATCCACGTGCGTTTCTCGCAGAGATTCGGCGCGCGATCGGACCTGATCGCAGTCCGGTGGTATATGTTGAGGTTCCAAATGTGCTCTGGACACTGCGCGATCTGGGGATCTGGGACATCATCTATGAGCACTGTTCGTACTTCAGCCCGGCATCGCTGACGTATCTGTTCGAAGTGTCCGGTTTTCACATTCTCGATGTGCGTGAGGAGTTTGGCGGTCAGTTTCTGGCTATCGAGGCGCAACCGGCATCTGGGGAAGTGTTGCCATCGGCGCGCACCCGGCTGGACTTCGAGCAGATGGCGCGCGATGTGCAGACGTTTGGCGAGCGGTATCGCGCAAAGGTGCACGAATGGCGCACCCGATTGAGCGACCTTGTGCAACGTAAGGCGCGCACAGTGGTGTGGGGCGCCGGCTCAAAAGGCGTCACATTCCTGAACATTTTCCGCGATCTTCAGGCGGTAACGCTGGTTGTCGATGTGAACCCGCGCAAGCAGGGCAAATTCGTCGCTGGCAGCGGGCAACAGATCGTTGCGCCGGATCTTCTGCGCGACTATCAACCAGATGTCGTTCTGGTGATGAATGCTCTCTACCTGAACGAAATCTGCGACATGCTCGCGGCGCTGAGTGTCACGGCGACCGTCGAGAGCGTGTAGTTATTCTGTGAGGGTTTCGCCGTTGAGAACGATCCGGGCGGTTTTCGTGTCTGGATATGCAACCACGTAGCCGCGGGCGAAATCGCGTCGCCAGGCGCCGTCGTTCTGCCGGTAGCGCGGACCTTCAGGCGCACCCAGGTCGATATCGAGTAACGGATAGTGCGGGTAGATCGCGTAATCGCCCTTTTCAGCATAGCGAAAGAAGGCGTGGCGCCCATCAGCGATCAGCAGGTAAGACGCCAGGGCGAACGGGAGAAGCGCCTGATCGCGCGCCTGAACGACCGCCAGATATCCCTTGCCCTGCCGGAGCGTCTCTTCCGCCTGCGTCAACCCTCGCTCCCACTGATCCGGCGGTACGTTGTTCCGCCACCCGGTAGCGAACGCTTCCACCATCACTCCATCCAGGTGGGAGAGATAGTCGTTCCAACCCTGGCTGGGGGAAGAGTCGACGATCAGGTTTGCCCACACGGGCCACGTCGGGCGTAGCGCGTCCGACAGGTCGCGTAACAACCCGATCCACGCCGCGCGGTAGGCGTCATCGGTCTCGAACTCGCGCACCACGCCGTCGCTGTTGCTGACCTGTGCGCGCAACTTCCACAGACTCAACGCCACATTGTCCAGGAAGACGCCATCGTACCCCAGCGCCGGTTCCTGGGCATCACCGTTGAGCGCCTGCCGCAAACGCGCAATCAGAAAAGCGCGCCACCCCGGACTGGCGGGGTTCATATGGTAAAAATAGCCGGTATGACCGGGCCAGTTCGTGTAGAGACGCTCCCCCCTGGCATTGTGCAGGAACCAATCGTCATTGGGGTGGATCAGCGCACAGAACTCGCCGACACGAAACGCCGCCTGATTCCGCCAGGGACGGTGCTGCGCATTGCAGGGCGCATCGGCGCGTACCGCATCGACGGGGCCGCTGACTTCGGCGGCAAGCATATACTGCAAGATGATGCCAGAATAACCGGCGTCACGCACTGCGTCGCGGAACGGCTCATCAGTACGGGTGAGAATGATGAGATCAGCGCGTGCAGCAAGGTCCTGCGCCGTTGTTCCATCACGTGGCGGTTTGTAGAAGTATGCTTCCTGGACACGCACCGGTGCCGCAGGGACGGAGTCGGTGGAATCAGCGGAAGCCGCTGTGCACGATGACAGTATCAGGGCAGTAATCAGCCCGATCAGGATCAGGCTGAGAGGCAGGCGCTGTGTTGTTGGTGAATGTATCACAAGGTCATGGTACCACACTTCGCCGCAGTATGCCACTGGCGGCAATATAGATAGATTGCTGGCATCGGTCGTAGCACGCATCGGGCGGTTGGTACTATTGATCGGCACACGTCGTCAATTTACAGTAAAAAACGATGGAAAGCGCCAAGGTGCGCCAGACATTCCGCTTTCGGAGGGATGGCGTCACCTTGCCCGTTCTGGCGCCCACGATGCTCCAAATCGACAGATGTAGCCCAGAGGTAATGCATGCATCCACGCAGATGGTTTCGGATGGCTCTTGCCATAGTGGTGATGATTATGGGAGTGTCTATCGTCGTCACAGCGTCGTACCGTTCCTCGCCAGCGTATGCTGGCGCTTCCGGTGCGCCGCCTGCATCGTGTTCTGCGCCGATCGCTCCGGTGACGCTCGTCAATCCCGCCGTTCTCACCACCTGTACCCAGGCAGCGCTCCAGGCGGCGCTGACAAATGGCGGGCACATCACCTTTGATTGCGGACCCAACCCGGTCACGATTCCAATCACATCGCCGCTGGTCACGTCCGCCACCCGCGATATTGTGATCGATGGGAAAGGGTTGATCACCCTCGATGGCGGCGGCGTTACCCGTATTCTGGAAAAACCATTTACTCCCGGCTCGCATATCGACAAAACCTCCGGCAATGACCTGGTGATCCAGAACATGCGCTTCATCAATGGGCGCGCACCGGCTGCCACGAGGACCCAGGACGACAAAGCGCGCGGTGGAGCAATCTGGGTGACGAGTCCGGGGACGCGCCTGCACATCATCAATTCGGTCTTCGAGAATAATCGCACCACCAGCATCACTGATGAAGACAATCAAGGCGGGGCGATCTATGCTGGCAATATCTACGAAACGATTATTGTCGGTTCGGTCTTTATCAATAACGAAGCGGGCAATGGCGGTGCGTTCGGCGGTATTGCCACGGGATTGCAGGTGTTCAACTCGCGCTTCGGCAACAACCGCGCCTCCGACTCGACGCCGGGCGGCATTGTGCGCGGGCATGGCGGCGCCCTGCACCTCGATGGCGTCAGCAACGATTTCAACCCGATCACCAGCAATACCGTCGATATCTGCGGCAGCATCTTTGAGGACAACAGCGCCACACGCGGCGGCGGCGCCATCAAGGTGACGATCTCTGACAATCTCAATACCAAAGCCACCTATGCGCGCTCGACATTCACCGGGAATCGGGTGCTCGATGCACCGCCAGCCGAAGGGCACGGCGGCGCTATCTATCATATCGAAGACGATTGGGCAGGCGGAAGCAACGAAGATAACATCGAGATCCGCGAGTCGACCTTCAACGGCAACTATGCGCCAAAACAGGGGGGTGGCGTCTGGATGACGCTCAATGGGCGCGGACGGGTGATCAACTCGACCTTCTTCAGCAATCGTGCAGCGACCGCCGGAACAAATATCGTCGGTCAGGGCGGCGGGTTGATCATCAGTCGGGGAACGATTGACATCAGTCACGTCACATTTGCAAAGAACTTTGCAACCTTTCAGGGCGGAGCGGTCTTTGCCAGCAACCAGGCATCAGTGACCCTGATCGGTTCGATCTTCTACGACAACCGTCTCGATCCGACCCACACCAACCCGGTGACTACCGAGTATCAGGGGTACCATACGAACCGACCGCTGACCAACGGCGGCGGCAACATTCAATTCCCACGCACGAAGGCGCCCGATTTCAACAACGATATCAATAACCTGATCACGTCACCCGCGTCCGCCATTCTCTTTCAGGACCCGCAACTCGCGCCGCTGGCAAACAACGGCGGTCCCACACCGACAATGGCGATTGCCGCATCGAGTCCGGCGGTCAACCACGCCGCAGCGGCAACCTGTCCCTCAATCGATCAGCGCGGCGTCAGCAGGCCGCAGGGGAGTGGGTGCGATGCAGGCGCGTATGAACTCGTGCTCGCGCTCTCCCTTCTTCCGCCGTTTGTGGGTGTGGGTGAAGCCGGAACGGTATTGACCGTCTACGGCGCAGATTTCAACGCGAGCAGCAAGATCGTGATCGACGGCGTCGAGCGTCCAACGACGTTCGTGAGCGCGATGGAGTTGCGCACCGTATTGACTGCTGCCGATGTGGCGACCGTCACCAATCGGGAAGTGCAGGTCAATACGTCGACACTGCCGCCGGTGATCCTGCGTGTCATCGAACAGGTGTATCGTGTGTATCTGCCGCTCACCCGTCGCTAGCGACGGCAATGTGGTATCATACGCTCTGTTGCCAGCGCTCTGGAACATGTCTGGAGTTGCAAGGAGAGGCGTATGAGTGAAATGACACTTCCACCCACACCGGTTCGACCACGCAAGGATCGGACGTGGGTGATTATTGTATCCATCGTGTTGGGTATCATTCTGGCATGCGCCATTCTGCCGCTGGGCGGGATGGCGCTTCTGCTGATGTTTGACGGTGGAAGTTCGGCAGCGACGGTTCCGGGCAGCAGATGGCAGGAAGAAGTCATTTCCGGTCGCGGGACGGATCGGATTGTTGTGATTACTGTCAGTGGGGCCATTGGCGCGGATGTGGATGGTCTCTTCAGTACAGGTCTGAGCCACGAGCAGTTGCTGTCGCAGATCCGCACCGCCGCCAACGACTCGCGGGTGAAAGCAGTCGTGCTGCGCGTTGACAGTCCTGGCGGTAGTGTCGTTGCCAGCAATGAGTTGTACGTCGAACTCAAGAAACTGCGCGACAGGGGCAAGCATCTGGTCATTTCGATGGGAACGGTCGCTGCCAGCGGCGGCTACTACATTTCGATGGCAGGCGAGCGCATTTACGCCAATCCTGATACCCTGACCGGCAGCCTCGGTGTCATCGTGTCGCTGCTGAATTATGATGAGGCGTTCGAGCGACTGGGCTTGCGCGAATACGTCTACAAGAGCGGCGACCTGAAGGATATCGGGTCGCCGCTGCGCCCGCCGACATCAGAAGAAGAAGCGGTCTGGAATGCGCTGGTTAATGAGGCGTACCAGGGGTTTGTCGATGTGATCGTCGAAGGACGCGGCATGGAGCGCACTGAGGTGATCCGCCTCGCCGATGGGCGGATCTATACCGGACGTCAGGCGAAGGCGCTCGGTCTGATCGACGAACTGGGCAATCTGGAGGATGCCATTGAGGGGGCAAAGAACCTGGCTGGCTTGAGTGATGCGCTGGTGGTGCGGTACCGCGCGTTCAATACGCTGCGCGATCTGTTGCAGGCGAATCTGGAACGCAATCTGCAGCCTGTCGATCCGCTCGGGTTGCGTGCCGTTGTGCAACCGCAAGCGCCGCGTCTGGAGTATCGTTTCGTTCCCTGATACGAGGACAATCTATGGCTCATGTATTGGTGACCGGCGGCGCCGGGTTTATCGGATCGCACCTGGTTGAGGCGCTGCTCCGCCGCGGCGAGAGGGTGCGTGTGTTCGATAATTTTTCGACCGGGCGGCACGAAAATGTGAAGCATCTGCATGACGACATAGAACTTATCGAGGGTGACCTGCGCGATTTCGATGCTGTCCGGCGCGCCGTCGCCGGCGTCGAAGTCGTCTTTCATCAGGCGGCGCTGGCATCAGTGCAACGTTCAGTTGACGACCCGATGACGACCAATGCAGTCAACGTGACCGGGACGCTCCACGTGCTGATGGCGGCGCGCGATGCCGGTGTGCGGCGGGTGGTCTTCGCTTCGTCATCGTCGGTCTACGGGGATACGCCGACGCTGCCCAAGGTCGAAACGCAGGCGCCGCAACCGCTTTCTCCCTATGCAGTGTCGAAACTGGCAGGTGAACAGTACTGCATGGCGTTCAGCGTCGTGTATGGTCTGCCATCCATTGCGCTGCGCTACTTCAACGTCTTTGGTCCGCGACAGGACCCGCACTCCGAATATGCCGCCGTTATCCCGCGTTTCATTGATCGCATGGTACGCGGGTTGCCGCCGATCATCTATGGCGATGGATTGCAGTCGCGCGATTTTACCTATATCGAGAACGTGGTCGATGCAAACCTGGCAGCGGCAGATGCACCCGCCAGTTGTTCAACAGTGTTCAACGTCGGCGCTGGCGAACGCACCTCGCTGCTCGACCTTGCAGCGCAGATCAACCATGTGCTGGGGAGTCGTCTGACGCCGGATCATCATCCGCCGCGAGCGGGTGATGTGCGCCATTCGCTGGCAAGCATCGAGGCGATCAGTCAAACCCTGGGCTATGCGCCGCGCATCACGCTGGCTGAAGGACTGGCGCGCACGATTGAGTGGTTCCGTTCCAGGTATCAAGGATAAAAACAATGACCGCATTATCGTCTAAAGACCGGCTATTACAGCGCATTGCGGATCGCTCTGCGCATGTCGGCATCGTTGGCATCGGGTATGTCGGTCTGCCGCTGGCTGCGGTGTTCGGCGCCGCCGGGTTGCGCGTGACGGGTCTTGATGCCAGCGCCGAACGGGTGGCTGCGATCAACGCCGGTCGCAGTTATATCGACGATGTGCCGACCGATGTAGTGGCGCAACTGCGCACCGATGGACTGCTCGATGCCACAACTGACTTCGATGTGCTTTCAGACCTGGATGCGATCAGCATCTGTGTGCCGACTCCGCTGCGCAAAACACGCGATCCCGACATCTCAGCGATCATGGCGGTCACCGAGCAGATTGCGCACCGGTTGCGCCCCGGTCAACTGATCGTCCTGGAAAGCACCACCTACCCCGGCACCACCCGTGAGGTGATCCTGCCACGCCTCGAAGCCAGCGGCCTGACGGTCGGAGTAGATTATTTCCTGGCTTTTTCGCCTGAACGGGTCGATCCCGGTCGTACCGACTGGACGACGCGGAATACGCCGAAGGTCATGGGCGGAGTAACCCCTGCCTGCCTGGAAACGGCGCGCGCGCTGTACGAAACGGCGATCGAAGAGGTGGTGCCGGTAAGCAGCCCGGAAGTGGCGGAGATGGTCAAGTTGCTCGAAAACACCTTCCGCGCCGTCAACATCGGTCTGGTGAACGAAGTGCTGCTCATGTGCGACAAACTCGGGCTGGATGTGTGGGAGGTGATCGATGCCGCAGCGACCAAGCCGTTCGGGTTTATGAAGTTTACGCCGGGACCTGGACTGGGCGGGCATTGTATTCCGATCGATCCGCTCTACCTGTCGTGGAAACTGAAAATGCTGAACTACACCGCGCGGTTTATCGATCTGGCAAGCGAGGTCAATACCGAGATGCCGCGCTATTGGGTGCAAAAGGTGCAGGATGCGCTGAACGACGCCGGTCGCGCGGTGAAAGGCAGTCGGGTGCTGGCGCTGGGCGTCGCCTACAAGCGCGATGTCGATGATGTGCGCGAGTCTCCGGCGCTCGACATCATTCACCTGCTCCACGAAAAGGGTGCGCTGGTGACCTACCACGATCCGCATGTGCCGGAGGTGCAGGTCGAAGGGTTACGGTTACAGTGCGAACCAGACCTGGATGATGCGCTGGAGCGGGCGGACTGTGTCATTATTGTGACGGATCACTCGGCATACGACTGGCAACGGGTGGCGCGCCTTGCGCGGCGTGTCGTTGATACGCGCGGTGCGCTGCGTCATCTGACGCATGATCGGCGGTGAGACGCTCGCTCCGTCCCAACCGATACTTCAGGTCGTAACTCAGCACGAAGTCGAGTTCTTCGTCGTCGAAGCCATAATGGTGCGCCAGAAGGCGATCAATGGCGGCAACGACCGCGCGCGCGCGCCGCGCGTCGATGGTCGTTTCGCTGGTCTGGATTCGTGCGCCGCGGCGCGCGCGCGTCGTGGCGCCCTCGCGGTACAACGTCAGCAGGTGCGCCACCAGGCTGGCGAATGGCGCCGGATCAACCTCTTCCAGCCGAAACACCGGAAACTCCAGGACATCCCGCGCAACAACATCCATACAGTTCGAAAATGCAATCCAGTACCAGTAGAAGAGATGACTGTTGAGCAGCGCCAGCATCACCGGTGCAATGCGTGCTTCGATCCGCAACGGTTTGTAGTGCGACGAGAGTTTTTCCGGCAGCGCCTTACGCCAGTAACGACCGCCAGAGTGATAGTAGATCGTTGCTCCGTCAGGTTTGACGTAGTCGCGGACACGGCGTCCATGCGCCAGCATGCGCTGCAACAACCGAACTTCTAACGCCGAACCGAGTTTGGGCAGCATGCCATTCAGTCCCTCAAAAAGGGGCAGTGGCGTGTAGCCGAGCGTGTCAAATACATGCGGACGCTCACAGGCGCGAAACCGCCGGTATCCACTCACGTAGCGTTCGCCTGGCGCTGGCGTCTTCTGGATGATGGTAATCGTCAGATTCATGTCAACGTTCGGGAAGAGTTTCCCTGGTCGCACCGCATAGTGGCTGTGCCACTGACGCAATGGCGCATACAGGCGTTGCAACGGCTTCATGCTGTCGGTTGCAACCGAGGCGACCGGCACGATCATGCCGAGCCATCCGTGGGGACGCAGCAGGTGCAATGCACGCTCGATCACCAGTGCGTACAGGTTGCCAGTCACTGCTGTCTGATATTCGCGCAACGCCGGATCGGAGAGCAACCCGCTGCGCACGACATACGGCGGGTTGCCGATGACGACATCGAAACCGCCACGCTCCAGAACGCCTGGAAACGCCGTACTCCAGTGCAGCGATCGTTGGTGATAATTTGTATCAATAGACGCTGCGTTGTCTGACCGGTGAAGCGTACCGGTCAGCGCATCGCCGGTATGGATGTTGAACCGCAGGTCGCGCAGAGGATCAGGATCATCGACAAGCGCGGCAAGACGCAGCCAGAGGCTCATACGGCAGATCTCCGCCGCTTCCGGCATCACATCGACCCCGTACAGGGTGCGTTCAATGATTGCGCGCAGTCGCTGCCCGACAGGAACAGAGACGACGCTTCCGGCTGTGTGACGTTCGACAACGATGCGCATCAAATGTGCCAGCAGATCGAACGCTGCGCAGAGAAACGCCCCTGAGCCGCAGGTTGGGTCGAGCACTGTCAGACTCGTCAACGCTGTATCGAGTTCATTCAGGCGAGAGGTTTCCCATTCAGCGCACAGATCGCCCATCAGACGGATCAGGTCGAGGTTATGCGTCACGATCTGCGGCGGATCGATGATGCCGGAACGGAGCGCCGCCACGGTTTCGTGCAGGCGGTTGCGCCGGATGATGACATCGCGCCAGGTTTCACCGGGCAACGCATACTCGTCCGGTGCAGCGACGTCCCACAGGGTGCGCCGGGCAACATCCGAGAGACCGGCTGTGACGGCGGGGGGCAGAGTCCGTTCGATGCCGTGTTGAGCAGCAGCGGGGAGATAGCGTGTCGGGTCGCGGCGGATGAGGTCGGTTACAATCCGTTCCGCCTCCGGCGCGAGCGCTTCCAGCAGACGCGGGACAATCGTGCAGGTCGCAATGTATGTGGTGACATCGTTGCCTGTGTAGTAGATGCCACGCCGCTTACGCTCGACATAACGTTCAAAAACATGCCCGATCAGCGCTGGCGTGAGTCCGGCAGCAGAAACCTTATCGCTATGCCATGGCAACGCGTCGAGGATCGTCATTGCCCGACGCAGGGCAGCATTGTCCAGACGGGGGTGGCAGTGCTGTTCGATAATGCTCTCCGGCATCTGCGCAAGGAGTGTATCAGTATTGAAGGTTGCATTGGCTTCCACAAACGGGAATGGCGCATCATTGTGGCGACGTTTCCAGGCGCGGGAGAACGACAGGAACATCAACCGCGCCAGGGTGAGCGCAGCACTCCGGCGTCGCTCATCATCCGATGAAGCATCCACTCCTGCCGCGATCGCATTGCAGGCATCGAACAGGCGCTCAACGATCCCGGATGGAAGGAGTTGCCGATCATGAGGATGCATCGTGCAGAAAAAAGGGAGAGGCGCCAAGTGGCAAACGCCTCTCCCCCTGATAGACAGATCTAATTCACCCCTTTGATCTTCGCCACCAGCAGATCGCGGTTCATGCGTGCAATGACATCGAGCGGAATTTCCTTCGGG
Encoded here:
- a CDS encoding Eco57I restriction-modification methylase domain-containing protein; amino-acid sequence: MAPLPFFCTMHPHDRQLLPSGIVERLFDACNAIAAGVDASSDDERRRSAALTLARLMFLSFSRAWKRRHNDAPFPFVEANATFNTDTLLAQMPESIIEQHCHPRLDNAALRRAMTILDALPWHSDKVSAAGLTPALIGHVFERYVERKRRGIYYTGNDVTTYIATCTIVPRLLEALAPEAERIVTDLIRRDPTRYLPAAAQHGIERTLPPAVTAGLSDVARRTLWDVAAPDEYALPGETWRDVIIRRNRLHETVAALRSGIIDPPQIVTHNLDLIRLMGDLCAEWETSRLNELDTALTSLTVLDPTCGSGAFLCAAFDLLAHLMRIVVERHTAGSVVSVPVGQRLRAIIERTLYGVDVMPEAAEICRMSLWLRLAALVDDPDPLRDLRFNIHTGDALTGTLHRSDNAASIDTNYHQRSLHWSTAFPGVLERGGFDVVIGNPPYVVRSGLLSDPALREYQTAVTGNLYALVIERALHLLRPHGWLGMIVPVASVATDSMKPLQRLYAPLRQWHSHYAVRPGKLFPNVDMNLTITIIQKTPAPGERYVSGYRRFRACERPHVFDTLGYTPLPLFEGLNGMLPKLGSALEVRLLQRMLAHGRRVRDYVKPDGATIYYHSGGRYWRKALPEKLSSHYKPLRIEARIAPVMLALLNSHLFYWYWIAFSNCMDVVARDVLEFPVFRLEEVDPAPFASLVAHLLTLYREGATTRARRGARIQTSETTIDARRARAVVAAIDRLLAHHYGFDDEELDFVLSYDLKYRLGRSERLTADHASDDAAHRAYQRHAAQGAPPVASRMPSDPSQ
- the sppA gene encoding signal peptide peptidase SppA codes for the protein MSEMTLPPTPVRPRKDRTWVIIVSIVLGIILACAILPLGGMALLLMFDGGSSAATVPGSRWQEEVISGRGTDRIVVITVSGAIGADVDGLFSTGLSHEQLLSQIRTAANDSRVKAVVLRVDSPGGSVVASNELYVELKKLRDRGKHLVISMGTVAASGGYYISMAGERIYANPDTLTGSLGVIVSLLNYDEAFERLGLREYVYKSGDLKDIGSPLRPPTSEEEAVWNALVNEAYQGFVDVIVEGRGMERTEVIRLADGRIYTGRQAKALGLIDELGNLEDAIEGAKNLAGLSDALVVRYRAFNTLRDLLQANLERNLQPVDPLGLRAVVQPQAPRLEYRFVP
- a CDS encoding class I SAM-dependent methyltransferase produces the protein MTHPDPASFWQRPADETLSCPICGSRSLTMFMDVPQMPIYCNVLWESREAALQAPRGDLMLGYCPQCSHISNYAFDPSNMDYSQQYENSLHFSGRFQQYATDLAERLIERYDLRGKDILEIGCGKGDFLRQICRAGGNRGIGFDKSYVPDPERDAAEPDVRFVVDFFSQAYAHEPADLIVCRHVLEHIDHPRAFLAEIRRAIGPDRSPVVYVEVPNVLWTLRDLGIWDIIYEHCSYFSPASLTYLFEVSGFHILDVREEFGGQFLAIEAQPASGEVLPSARTRLDFEQMARDVQTFGERYRAKVHEWRTRLSDLVQRKARTVVWGAGSKGVTFLNIFRDLQAVTLVVDVNPRKQGKFVAGSGQQIVAPDLLRDYQPDVVLVMNALYLNEICDMLAALSVTATVESV
- a CDS encoding SDR family oxidoreductase — its product is MAHVLVTGGAGFIGSHLVEALLRRGERVRVFDNFSTGRHENVKHLHDDIELIEGDLRDFDAVRRAVAGVEVVFHQAALASVQRSVDDPMTTNAVNVTGTLHVLMAARDAGVRRVVFASSSSVYGDTPTLPKVETQAPQPLSPYAVSKLAGEQYCMAFSVVYGLPSIALRYFNVFGPRQDPHSEYAAVIPRFIDRMVRGLPPIIYGDGLQSRDFTYIENVVDANLAAADAPASCSTVFNVGAGERTSLLDLAAQINHVLGSRLTPDHHPPRAGDVRHSLASIEAISQTLGYAPRITLAEGLARTIEWFRSRYQG
- a CDS encoding glycosyltransferase, which codes for MTEEERAKPVERGTYIFAGGNSFRDYGPLVEAARALPEYQFVCATRKLDGYPNLPSNVRAGQVPTNVFSELLRGASVVVVPLRMGTKRASGQQTYLNAMALGKLVIVNDAFGVRDYVRHRENGLIVTGSPDSYVEALRWAFDPANASEVERMIAQAREDALQRFNPTQHARMLVAMMQDALAGETPCSSSPYRVNEVNSDTS
- a CDS encoding putative glycoside hydrolase, translating into MPINSTNRPMRATTDASNLSILPPVAYCGEVWYHDLVIHSPTTQRLPLSLILIGLITALILSSCTAASADSTDSVPAAPVRVQEAYFYKPPRDGTTAQDLAARADLIILTRTDEPFRDAVRDAGYSGIILQYMLAAEVSGPVDAVRADAPCNAQHRPWRNQAAFRVGEFCALIHPNDDWFLHNARGERLYTNWPGHTGYFYHMNPASPGWRAFLIARLRQALNGDAQEPALGYDGVFLDNVALSLWKLRAQVSNSDGVVREFETDDAYRAAWIGLLRDLSDALRPTWPVWANLIVDSSPSQGWNDYLSHLDGVMVEAFATGWRNNVPPDQWERGLTQAEETLRQGKGYLAVVQARDQALLPFALASYLLIADGRHAFFRYAEKGDYAIYPHYPLLDIDLGAPEGPRYRQNDGAWRRDFARGYVVAYPDTKTARIVLNGETLTE
- a CDS encoding choice-of-anchor Q domain-containing protein yields the protein MALAIVVMIMGVSIVVTASYRSSPAYAGASGAPPASCSAPIAPVTLVNPAVLTTCTQAALQAALTNGGHITFDCGPNPVTIPITSPLVTSATRDIVIDGKGLITLDGGGVTRILEKPFTPGSHIDKTSGNDLVIQNMRFINGRAPAATRTQDDKARGGAIWVTSPGTRLHIINSVFENNRTTSITDEDNQGGAIYAGNIYETIIVGSVFINNEAGNGGAFGGIATGLQVFNSRFGNNRASDSTPGGIVRGHGGALHLDGVSNDFNPITSNTVDICGSIFEDNSATRGGGAIKVTISDNLNTKATYARSTFTGNRVLDAPPAEGHGGAIYHIEDDWAGGSNEDNIEIRESTFNGNYAPKQGGGVWMTLNGRGRVINSTFFSNRAATAGTNIVGQGGGLIISRGTIDISHVTFAKNFATFQGGAVFASNQASVTLIGSIFYDNRLDPTHTNPVTTEYQGYHTNRPLTNGGGNIQFPRTKAPDFNNDINNLITSPASAILFQDPQLAPLANNGGPTPTMAIAASSPAVNHAAAATCPSIDQRGVSRPQGSGCDAGAYELVLALSLLPPFVGVGEAGTVLTVYGADFNASSKIVIDGVERPTTFVSAMELRTVLTAADVATVTNREVQVNTSTLPPVILRVIEQVYRVYLPLTRR
- a CDS encoding nucleotide sugar dehydrogenase, coding for MTALSSKDRLLQRIADRSAHVGIVGIGYVGLPLAAVFGAAGLRVTGLDASAERVAAINAGRSYIDDVPTDVVAQLRTDGLLDATTDFDVLSDLDAISICVPTPLRKTRDPDISAIMAVTEQIAHRLRPGQLIVLESTTYPGTTREVILPRLEASGLTVGVDYFLAFSPERVDPGRTDWTTRNTPKVMGGVTPACLETARALYETAIEEVVPVSSPEVAEMVKLLENTFRAVNIGLVNEVLLMCDKLGLDVWEVIDAAATKPFGFMKFTPGPGLGGHCIPIDPLYLSWKLKMLNYTARFIDLASEVNTEMPRYWVQKVQDALNDAGRAVKGSRVLALGVAYKRDVDDVRESPALDIIHLLHEKGALVTYHDPHVPEVQVEGLRLQCEPDLDDALERADCVIIVTDHSAYDWQRVARLARRVVDTRGALRHLTHDRR